One stretch of Ictalurus punctatus breed USDA103 chromosome 5, Coco_2.0, whole genome shotgun sequence DNA includes these proteins:
- the itpr3 gene encoding inositol 1,4,5-trisphosphate receptor type 3, which produces MSDSMSSFLHIGDIVSLYAEGTVNGFISTLGLVDDRCVVEPLGGDLDNPPKKFRDCLFKVYPMNRYSAQKQYWKAKQAKHEKDKIADLVLLQKLQHASNLEQKQNDAENKKVHGDVVKYGSIIQLLHMKSNKYLTVNKRLPALLEKNAMRVTLDSTGNEGSWLFIQPFWKLRANGDNVVVGDKVILNSVNAGQPLHASNYELSDHPGCKEINSVNGNTSWKISLFMMFNDHRDEVLKGGDVVRLFHAEQEKFLTCDGYKSKLHVFLRTTLRQSATSATSSNALWEVEVVHHDPCRGGAGHWNSLYRFKHLATGQYLAAEENPGYKGDVPEVQPVDTSRNNKKSLGERIKYKLVAVPHGNDIASLFELDPTTLQKTDSFVPRNSYVRFRHLCTNTWIHSTNVPIDIDEERPIRLMLGTCATKEDKEAFAIVSVPTMEIRDLDFANDASAMLSTVVEKFTAGYLCPNDRRYAIKLLEDLVFFVVDQPNTGQPVLDVVMTKANRERQKLMREQHIIKQIFGIIKTPFKERGGEPPLLKLEELADQKNAPYQYMLRLCYRILRHSQEDYRKNQEDIAKQFGLMQSQIGYDILAEDTITALLHNNRKLLEKHITKTEVETFVNLVRRNREPRFLDYLSDLCVSNYVAIPVTQELICKCVLDPKNQDILIKTERRPVKVSQHPSGYIEEYAEENEVWLVWTDKSNETHAKSIRQLAHEARQGNTHDESVLTYYRYQLKLYAQMCSDRQYLAINEISKYLDVELIFLCMMDETLPYDLRASFCRLMLHAHVDRDPQELVTPIKFARLWTEIPTSISIKDYDSHMDYSRDNKKNKFANTMAFMEEYLNNVLNDVLPFADEEKNKLTYEVVSLARHLIYFGFYSFFELLRLTRTLLGIIDCIPNPAVASPTFSDDGTSKNIRRSIHGMGQMMSTMVLSRKQSMMLTGGRNMMGMDGETRTKDSIDNQDITVMDTKLKILEILQFILNVRLDYRLSFLLSVFKKEFAELYPMADADATSSVENAATINLQYIGEQAEAMFGVGKANSILEVDDEGGRMFLRVLIHLIMHEYPPLVSGALQLLFKHFSQRQEVLHTFKQVQLLISEQDVDNYKLIKRDLDGLRTIVEKSELWVVKKSGSDKKKDKKKDKKDKDEKKDKEEKKDKEDKKDKEETKAKDEKKDKEEKKDKKDDKASAAIVEPGPSKEKLEKSNESYQNVKEILERLNKMCNSGVFKKQQRLLKNMGAHKVMLDLLQVSYDRTDKKMQEIIKFTHLFLQKFCIGNQENQALLHKHLNLFLTPGILEAETVQHIFSNNYQLCSEISENVLQHFMNCLSTHGRHVQYLSFLHTIIKAEGKYVKKCQDMIMTELSNLGDDVVVFYNDNESFAKMLELMIESREGVQEHSPLRYHISLVELLAACAEGKNVYTEIKCTSLLPLEDIVRVVTHEDCITEVKIAYVNFVNHCYVDTEVEMKEIYTSNHIWNLFDDFLIDMARMCINREKRLQDPVLEKYVFLVVLDTINAFFSSPFSENSTSLQSHHDMLIKLLQSTMRLMDCPWLQAQQKGLVDNCIRTLAVTAKTRSICLPVDLEALVNVMLSNSSMNALARANLNYKSNTRSTRPTGPNNPWDYKNIIEKLQDVINTLEDRLMPLVNAELSVLVDVLHQPELLFLEGSDARNRCESGGFISKLIQHTKSLMNSDENLCIKVLKTLQEMLIRNLDFDEKGIALRKVLLQNYLFNKKSMKADLAELGAGGGEAERDWAAVAAVQCRLDREGGTKLFTDIITSSKNEKIFQEAIQLAICLLEGGNTEIQNSFYKLMMGDNKSEKFFKVFNDRMKTAQLDVKASTSVSVGEMSHKAKDEKELEPGAPAMYPLGEAAQYGQNPIALAPSNQAEQQEVDTEMGPTVIIMKPILRFLQLLCENHNQDLQNFLRSQNNKTNYNLVCETLQFLDIMCGSTTGGLGLLGLYINENNVELITQTLETLTEYCQGPCQENQTCIVTHECNGIDIITALILNDISPLCRYRMELVLQLKDNASKLLLALMESRHDSENAERILINLRPRELVEVIKKAYVQETDCDCEDVEVSPREVGHNIYILALQLARHNKTLLNLLKPPKKSKEELEEGISSMLSLNNRGLSQMLKSSAPAEVKEEDPLEHYAKHTAQIEIVREDRSMEQIVYPLHPICEYLTEESKFRVFTTTELDEQGSKVTNFFEQTSFLHNEMEWQKKLRSMPVLYWFSGRMSLWGTISFNLAVFINLIIAFFYPFDTGQSSIDSSLLYLLFWAFSGLSVLGLLTQRYGLQLLTVAVILRCIYHFGIGPTLFMLGTINLLNKIVYVVSFVGNNGTFIMGYKAMVMDVEFLYHLCYVFTCTLGLFVHELFYSLMLFDLIYREETLFNVIKSVTRNGRSILLTAVLAIILVYLFSIVGFLCLRDDFIMEVDHLRSTDADSEGSCTADGVDCNEETGLIATSEEEDNGERACDTLLMCIVTVLNHGLRNGGGVGDVLRKPSKNEPLFPARVVYDLLFYFIVIIIVLNLIFGVIIDTFADLRSEKQKKEEILKTTCFICGLERDKFDNKTVSFEEHIKLEHNIWNYLYFIVLVREKNKTDYTGPESYVAHMIKNKNLDWFPRMQAMSLVLTEGEGEQNEMRILQDKLSATMKVVTHLTGQLAELKEQMTEQRKRRQRMGFVDVQTGSNAGLPPSAAGGNYKT; this is translated from the exons GTGGTGGTTGGAGACAAAGTCATTCTGAACTCAGTTAATGCAGGACAGCCTCTTCATGCCAGCAACTATGAGCTCAGCGATCACCCTGGATGCAAAGAG ATCAACTCAGTAAATGGCAACACTAGCTGGAAGATCAGCCTGTTCATGATGTTCAATGACCACAGAGATGAAGTTCTTAAAGGA GGAGATGTAGTCCGACTTTTCCATGCTGAGCAAGAGAAGTTTTTGACCTGTGACGGCTACAAATCCAAGCTGCACGTCTTCCTGCGTACAACACTGCGTCAGTCTGCTACTTCAGCCACCAGTTCTAATGCATTATGGGAAGTGGAG GTGGTACATCATGACCCGTGTCGAGGAGGAGCAGGTCACTGGAATAGTCTCTACCGTTTCAAACATCTGGCCACAGGCCAGTATCTTGCAGCAGAG gaaaaCCCAGGTTACAAAGGGGACGTTCCTGAAGTACAACCAGTG GACACCAGTCGCAACAACAAGAAGAGCTTGGGGGAACGgataaaatataaactagtTGCAGTACCTCATGGGAATGACATTGCCTCTCTATTTGAACTGGACCCGACCACATTGCAGAAGACTGACTCATTTGTGCCAAG AAACTCTTACGTACGTTTCCGACATCTGTGCACGAACACATGGATCCATAGCACCAATGTGCCTATTGACATTGATGAAGAGAGGCCCATTCGCCTGATG CTGGGAACTTGTGCCACTAAAGAGGACAAAGAGGCGTTTGCCATCGTCTCTGTGCCCACCATGGAGATTCGAGATCTGGACTTTGCTAACGATGCCAGTGCCATGTTGAGCACAGTGGTGGAGAAATTTACCGCTGGATATCTCTGTCCAAATGATAGAAG ATATGCCATTAAGTTGCTGGAGGACCTTGTGTTTTTTGTGGTGGATCAGCCAAACACTGGGCAGCCCGTGTTGGATGTGGTGATGACCAAAGCCAACCGTGAGAGGCAGAAACTAATGCGGGAGCAGCATATTATCAAACAG aTATTTGGGATCATTAAGACTCCGTTTAAAGAAAGAGGAGGGGAGCCCCCTTTGTTGAAGTTAGAGGAACTGGCTGATCAGAAGAATGCTCCATATCAGTACATGCTGCGGCTCTGCTACAGAATCCTTCGCCACTCCCAGGAGGATTACCGCAAAAACCAG GAGGACATAGCCAAGCAGTTCGGGTTGATGCAGTCTCAGATTGGCTATGACATTCTGGCTGAGGACACGATCACAGCCCTGCTGCATAACAACCGCAAGCTATTAGAGAAACACATCACTAAAACTGAGGTTGAGACCTTTGTCAACCTGGTGCGCAGGAACAGGGAGCCCAG GTTTCTGGATTACTTGTCAGACCTGTGTGTATCGAATTATGTTGCCATCCCAGTGACACAGGAGCTGATCTGCAAATGTGTGCTAGATCCCAAAAACCAGGATATTCTTATCAAAACAGA ACGACGTCCTGTTAAGGTCAGCCAACACCCGTCTGGATATATCGAGGAATATGCAGAGGAGAATGAGGTATGGTTGGTCTGGACCGATAAATCCAATGAGACTCATGCAAAAAGCATTCGGCAGCTTGCACATGAGGCGAGACAAGGAAACACCCATGATGAGAGTGTGCTGACGTATTACAG gTATCAGCTGAAGCTATATGCTCAGATGTGTTCAGACCGTCAGTATCTGGCTATCAATGAGATCTCAAAGTATCTGGATGTGGAGCTGATTTTTCTCTGCATGATGGATGAGACTCTTCCATATGACCTGCGTGCCTCTTTCTGTAGACTTATGCTACACGCCCATGTAGACCGTGACCCTCAGGAGCTTGTAACTCCCATTAAGTTCGCACGGCTCTGGACTGAGATCCCCACCTCCATCAGCATCAAGGA ttatGATTCTCATATGGACTACTCAAGAGACAACAAGAAGAACAAGTTTGCCAACACCATGGCTTTTATGGAGGAGTATCTCAACAACGTTCTTAATGATGTCTTGCCTTTtgctgatgaagagaaaaataaattaacatatGAG GTTGTGAGTCTTGCCAGACATCTGATCTACTTCGGCTTCTACAGCTTCTTTGAGCTGTTACGGCTGACACGCACACTTTTGGGTATCATTGACTGCATTCCCAACCCTGCTGTAGCCAGTCCTACGTTCAGTGATGATGGCACCT CTAAGAATATCCGGCGCTCCATCCATGGAATGGGCCAGATGATGTCTACCATGGTGCTGAGCAGAAAGCAGTCCATGATGCTTACTGGTGGCCGTAACATGATGGGTATGGATGGTGAGACGCGCACTAAGGACAGCATTGACAACCAGGACATCACGGTCATGGACACCAAACTGAAGATCCTGGAAATCTTACAG TTTATCCTGAACGTGCGCCTGGACTACAGACTGTCCTTCCTGCTCTCCGTATTTAAGAAGGAGTTTGCGGAGTTGTATCCCATGGCAGACGCAGATGCAACATCATCAGTGGAGAATGCAG CAACCATCAACCTGCAGTACATAGGGGAGCAGGCAGAGGCCATGTTTGGAGTTGG GAAAGCGAACAGCATATTAGAGGTGGATGATGAGGGAGGACGGATGTTTCTGCGTGTGCTGATCCATCTCATCATGCATGAGTACCCTCCGCTGGTCTCGGGGGCATTGCAGCTCCTCTTCAAACACTTTAGCCAGAGGCAGGAAGTCCTACACACCTTTAAACAG gtcCAGCTCCTAATTTCTGAACAGGATGTGGACAACTACAAGCTCATTAAGCGTGATTTGGACGGCTTGCGGACTATAGTGGAGAAGTCTGAGCTCTGGGTGGTCAAGAAAAGCGGCTCAGACAAGAAGAAAGATAAGAAGAAGGATAAAAAAGACAAGGATGAGAAAAAAGATAAGGAAGAGAAAAAGGATAAGGAAGATAAAAAAGACAAGGAAGAGACAAAAGCCAAGGATGAGAAAAAAGACAAGGAAGAGAAAAAGGATAAAAAAGATGATAAG gcCTCTGCTGCAATCGTAGAACCTGGCCCTTCCAAAGAAAAACTTGAGAAGAGTAATGAAAGCTATCAAAATGTCAAGGAG ATCCTGGAGCGCTTAAATAAGATGTGCAACTCTGGGGTGTTTAAGAAGCAGCAAAGGCTTCTGAAAAACATGGGTGCACATAAAGTCATGTTGGACCTGTTGCAGGTCTCTTATGATCGG ACTGACAAGAAAATGCAAGAGATCATTAAGTTCACCCACCTTTTCCTGCAGAAATTCTGCATTGGAAACCAAGAAAATCAGGCTCTGCTCCACAAACATCTGAACCTTTTTCTTACCCCTGGA attcTAGAAGCAGAGACAGTGCAACATATCTTCAGTAATAATTACCAGCTTTGTTCagagatcagtgagaatgtcctCCAACACTTTATGAACTGCTTGTCCACTCATGGGCGCCATGTACAGTACCTCAGCTTCCTGCACACTATCATCAAGGCTGAGGGGAAGTATGTGAAGAAATGCCAAGATATGATCATGACCGAG TTATCAAATTTAGGTGATGATGTCGTGGTCTTCtacaatgataatgagtcttttgCCAAAATGCTGGAGCTCATGATTGAGTCTAGAGAGGGGGTGCAGGAGCACAGCCCACTCCGATACCATATTTCCCTGGTGGAGTTGCTGGCTGCGTGTGCTGAGGGCAAAAACGTCTACACAGAGATAAAATGCACCTCACTGCTGCCCCTGGAGGACATTGTTCGAGTCGTCACACATGAGGACTGCATCACAGAG GTGAAAATTGCCTATGTAAATTTTGTGAACCACTGCTATGTGGATACAGAAGTGGAAATGAAGGAGATCTATACCAGCAATCACATATGGAACCTGTTTGACGATTTTCTCATAGACATGGCTAGG ATGTGTATTAACCGTGAGAAGCGCCTGCAAGACCCAGTTCTGGAGAAGTATGTCTTCCTGGTTGTACTGGATACTATAAATGCCTTCTTCAGTTCACCTTTCTCTGAAAACAGCACCTCTCTGCAG TCTCATCATGATATGTTGATAAAGTTGCTGCAGTCTACCATGCGTCTGATGGACTGTCCCTGGCTTCAGGCCCAGCAAAAGGGACTAGTGGACAACTGCATTCGAACTCTGGCCGTGACTG CTAAGACCCGATCAATCTGTCTGCCGGTGGATTTGGAAGCCCTTGTTAATGTAATGCTGAGCAACAGTTCAATGAATGCTCTGGCCCGTGCCAACCTCAACTACAAGAGTAACACACGATCCACGCGACCCACCGGCCCGAACAACCCATGGGACTATAAGAACATCATTGAAAAGCTACAG GATGTCATTAACACGCTGGAGGATCGGTTAATGCCGCTGGTTAATGCAGAGTTGTCTGTATTAGTGGACGTCCTGCACCAGCCTGAGCTTCTCTTTCTTGAAGGCTCTGACGCTCGCAACCGCTGTGAATCCGGTGGCTTCATTTCCAA ACTAATTCAGCACACCAAATCCCTGATGAATTCTGATGAAAACCTCTGCATCAAGGTGCTCAAGACTCTACAGGAGATGCTAATCCGCAACCTGGACTTTGATGAGAAG GGGATTGCCTTGAGAAAGGTGTTGTTGCAAAATTATCTCTTTAACAAAAAGAGCATGAAAGCTGATCTTGCTGAACTCGGAGCTGGAG GTGGAGAGGCAGAGCGAGACTGGGCTGCTGTGGCTGCAGTACAGTGTCGTCTGGATAGAGAGGGTGGCACAAAATTGTTTACAGACATCATTACAAGCTCCAAAAATGAGAAAATCTTCCAAGAGGCTATCCAGCTAGCCATCTGTCTGTTAGAGGGAGGCAACACTGAAATACAG AACTCCTTCTACAAACTGATGATGGGGGACAACAAGTCTGAGAAGTTCTTTAAAGTCTTCAACGATCGTATGAAAACTGCACAGTTGGATGTGAAAGCCTCCACTTCAGTCAGTGTTGGTGAAATGAGCCACAAAGCCAAAGATGAAAAAGAGCTGGAACCAg GGGCCCCTGCAATGTATCCACTAGGGGAAGCAGCCCAGTATGGCCAAAATCCCATTGCCCTGGCTCCTTCTAACCAGGCTGAACAGCAGGAGGTGGACACTGAGATGGGCCCCACAGTCATTATCATGAAGCCTATTCTACGCTTCCTTCAGCTGCTCTGTGAAAACCACAACCAAGACCTACAG AATTTCCTTCGCAGTCAGAACAACAAGACAAATTATAATCTGGTCTGTGAGACACTTCAGTTCTTGGACATCATGTGTGGGAGCACTACAGGTGGCTTGGGTTTGCTGGGGCTCTACATCAATGAGAACAATGTAGAGCTGATCACACAGACACTGGAGACGCTCACAGAGTATTGCCAGGGACCATGCCAGGAGAACCAG ACTTGTATTGTAACTCATGAGTGCAATGGAATTGACATCATCACTGCCTTGATTTTGAATGACATTAGCCCTCTGTGTCGCTACCGGATGGAGTTGGTGCTCCAGCTTAAG GACAACGCCTCCAAGCTTTTACTTGCTCTTATGGAGAGCCGCCATGACAGTGAGAACGCAGAAAGGATTCTGATTAACCTTCGACCCCGTGAACTG GTTGAAGTGATAAAGAAGGCTTATGTGCAGGAGACTGACTGTGACTGTGAGGATGTAGAGGTGTCACCCAGGGAAGTCGGCCACAACATCTACATCCTGGCACTACAG TTGGCACGGCACAATAAGACTCTCCTTAACCTGTTGAAGCCACCAAAAAAGTCAAAAGAAGAGCTTGAAGAGGGCATCTCTTCTATG CTCAGTCTGAACAACAGGGGATTATCCCAAATGCTGAAATCCTCAGCTCCAGCAGAGGTTAAAGAGGAAGATCCACTGGAGCACTACGCCAAACACACTGCTCAGATTGAg ATAGTTCGTGAGGATCGCAGCATGGAGCAGATTGTGTACCCTCTCCACCCAATCTGTGAATACCTGACAGAAGAGTCCAAGTTCCGTGTCTTCACAACCACAGAACTTGATGAGCAGGGCAGCAAAGTCACAAACTTTTTTGAGCAGACCTCATTCCTGCATAATGAGATGGAGTGGCAGAAGAAGCTACGCA GTATGCCAGTGCTGTACTGGTTCTCTGGCCGAATGTCACTATGGGGCACCATCTCATTCAACCTGGCTGTCTTTATCAATCTCATCATTGCCTTCTTCTACCCATTTGACACTGGCCAAA GTTCCATTGATTCTTCTTTGTTGTACCTTCTGTTCTGGGCCTTTTCGGGCCTATCCGTTTTGGGTCTGTTGACTCAGCGCTATGGTCTGCAGCTTCTCACCGTGGCGGTCATCCTGCGCTGCATCTACCACTTTGGCATTGGCCCTACTCTCTTCATGCTCGGAACTATCAAT CTCCTCAATAAGATCGTGTACGTTGTGAGCTTTGTGGGTAATAATGGTACATTTATCATGGGTTACAAAGCCATGGTGATGGATGTAGAGTTCCTGTACCATCTGTGCTATGTGTTCACCTGTACACTAGGGCTATTTGTCCATGAACTCTTCTACAGCCTAATG TTATTTGACCTGATCTACCGTGAGGAAACCCTTTTCAATGTCATCAAGAGTGTGACGCGTAATGGACGCTCCATTCTCCTGACTGCAGTGTTGGCCATCATCCTGGTCTACCTCTTCTCCATTGTGGGCTTTCTGTGCCTCAGGGATGACTTCATCATGGAGGTGGATCATTTACGTTCCACTGATGCAG ATTCTGAGGGGAGCTGCACTGCAGATGGTGTGGACTGCAATGAAGAGACTGGACTTATAGCGACATCAGAGG AAGAAGACAACGGAGAGCGAGCGTGTGACACATTATTAATGTGTATAGTCACTGTTCTGAATCACGGCCTACGAAATGGAGGAGGTGTAGGAGATGTCTTGCGCAAGCCCTCAAAAAAT gAGCCTCTGTTTCCTGCACGTGTGGTATACGATCTTCTCTTCTACTTTATTGTCATCATCATTGTACTGAACTTGATctttggtgtgattattgacacCTTCGCTGACCTACGTAGTGAGAAGCAGAAGAAAGAGGAGATCCTGAAGACCACCTGCTTCATTTGCG GTCTTGAGAGGGACAAGTTCGACAATAAGACGGTGTCTTTTGAGGAACACATTAAATTAGAGCACAACATCTGGAACTACCTTTATTTCATTGTACTGGTGCGAGAGAAGAACAAAACTGACTACACTGGCCCAGAGAGCTATGTGGCCCATATGATCAAG AACAAGAATCTGGATTGGTTTCCACGCATGCAGGCCATGTCTCTGGTCCTGACCGAAGGGGAAGGGGAACAGAATGAGATGAGGATCCTACAGGACAAACTCTCGGCCACCATGAAAGTTGTTACACACCTCACTGGCCAGTTAGCAGAGCTGAAAGAACAG